The following are encoded together in the Balaenoptera acutorostrata chromosome 9, mBalAcu1.1, whole genome shotgun sequence genome:
- the MADD gene encoding MAP kinase-activating death domain protein isoform X22, which produces MVQKKKSCPRLLDYLVIVGARHPSSDSVAQTPELLRRYPLEDHAEFPLPPDVVFFCQPEGCLSVRQRRMSLREDTSFVFTLTDKDTGVTRYGICVNFYRSFQKRMPKEKGEAGAGSRGKEGPHATCISEEVGAESSESGPSLQPPSADSTPDVNQSPRGRRRAKAESRSRNSTLTSLCVLSHYPFFSTFRECLYTLKRLVDCCSERLLGKKLGIPRGIQRGTMWRIFTGALLVEEKSSALLHDLREIEAWIYRLLRSPVPVSGQKRVDIEVLPQELQQALTFALPDPSRFTLVDFPLHLPLELLGVDACLQVLTCILLEHKVVLQSRDYNALSMSVMAFVAMIYPLEYMFPVIPLLPTCMASAEQLLLAPTPYIIGVPASFFLYKLDFKMPDDVWLVDLDSSRVIAPTNAELLPILPEPESLELKKHLKQALASMSLNTQPILNLEKFHEGQEIPLLLGRPSNDLQSTPSTEFNPLIYGNDVDSVDVATRVAMVRFFNSPNVLQGFQMHTRTLRLFPRPVVAFQAGSFLASRPRQTPFAEKLARTQAVEYFGEWILNPTNYAFQRIHNNTFDPALIGDKPKWYTHQLQPVHYRVYDSSSHLAEALSVPPEHDSDSDPTDDSGSDSMDYDDSSSSYSSLGDFVSEMMKCDINGDTPNVDPLTHAALGDASEVAIDELQSQKEVEEPGPDSENSQENPPLRSSSSTTASSSPSTVIHGASSEPADSTEMDDKAAVGVSKSLPSVPPSIGKANVDRRQTEIGEGSVRRRTYDNPYFEPQYGFPPEEDDDEQGESYTPRFSQHVSGNRAQKLLRPNSLKLASDSDAESDSRASSPTSTVSNNSTEGFGGIMSFASSLYRNHSTSFSLSNLTLPTKGAREKTTPFPSLKVFGLNTLMEIVTEAGPGSGEGNRRALVDQKSSVIKHSPTVKREPPSPQGRSSNSSENQQFLKEVVHSVLDGQGVGWLNTKKVRRLLESEQLRVFVLSKLNRTVQSEDEARQDIIPDVEISRKVYKGMLDLLKCTVLSLEQSYAHAGLGGMASIFALLEIAQTHYYSKEPDKRKRSPTESVNTPIGKDPGLAGRGDPKAMAQLRVPQLGPRAPSASGKSPKELDTRSLKEENFVASIELWNKHQEVKRQKALEKQRPEVIKPAFDLGETEERKSQVSADSGVSLTSGPQRTDPDSVLGVSPAVMIRSSSQDSEVSTVSNSSGETLGADSDLSSNAGDGPGGEGSIHLAGSRGTLSDSEIETNSATSAIFGKAHSLKPSVKEKLVGSPVRFSEDVSQRVYLYEGLLGRDRGSMWDQLEDAAMETFSISKERSTLWDQMQFWEDAFLDAVMLEREGMGMDQGPQEMIDRYLSLGEHDRKRLEDDEDRLLATLLHNLISYMLLMKVNKNDIRKKVRRLMGKSHIGLVYSQQINEALDQLANLNGRDLSIRSSGSRHMKKQTFVVHAGTDTNGDIFFMEVCDDCVVLRSNIGTVYERWWYEKLINMTYCPKTKVLCLWRRNGSETQLNKFYTKKCRELYYCVKDSMERAAARQQSIKPGPELGGEFPVQDMKTGEGGLLQVTLEGINLKFMHNQFLKLKKW; this is translated from the exons ATGGTGCAAAAGAAGAAGTCCTGTCCTCGGTTACTTGACTACCTAGTGATCGTAGGGGCCAG GCACCCGAGCAGTGATAGCGTGGCCCAGACTCCAGAATTGCTACGGCGATACCCGTTAGAGGATCACGCCGAGTTTCCCTTGCCCCCGGACGTCGTGTTCTTCTGCCAGCCGGAGGGCTGCCTGAGTGTGCGGCAACGGCGCATGAGCCTGCGCGAGGACACCTCTTTTGTCTTCACTCTCACCGACAAGGACACTGGGGTCACGCGTTATGGCATCTGTGTTAACTTCTACCGCTCCTTCCAAAAGCGCATGCCTAAGGAAAAGGGGGAGGCCGGGGCAGGGTCCCGTGGGAAGGAAGGACCCCATGCCACCTGCATCTCAGAAGAGGTTGGCGCCGAGAGCTCGGAGAGTGGCCCGTCCCTGCAGCCTCCAAGTGCCGACTCTACCCCGGATGTGAACCAGTCTCCTCGGGGCAGACGCCGGGCCAAGGCGGAGAGCCGTTCCCGCAACAGCACTCTGACGTCCCTGTGTGTGCTCAGCCATTACCCCTTCTTCTCCACCTTCCGAGAGTGTCTGTACACCCTCAAACGTCTGGTGGACTGCTGTAGTGAGCGACTGCTGGGCAAGAAACTGGGCATCCCTCGAGGCATACAGAG GGGCACCATGTGGCGCATCTTCACGGGAGCGTTGTTAGTGGAGGAGAAGTCAAGTGCCCTTCTGCACGACCTTCGAGAGATCGAGGCCTGGATCTATCGATTGCTGCGCTCCCCAGTACCCGTCTCAGGGCAGAAGCGAGTGGACATTGAGGTCCTGCCCCAGGAGCTCCAGCAGGCTCTGACCTTTGCTCTTCCAGACCCCTCTCGATTCACCCTAGTGGATTTCCCACTGCACCTCCCCTTGGAACTTCTGGGTGTGGATGCCTGTCTTCAGGTGCTAACCTGCATCCTGTTAGAACACAAG GTGGTGCTGCAGTCCCGAGACTACAACGCACTCTCCATGTCTGTGATGGCATTTGTGGCAATGATTTATCCCTTGGAGTATATGTTTCCTGTTAtcccactgctgcccacctgcatgGCGTCTGCAGAACAG CTGCTGTTGGCTCCAACACCGTACATCATCGGGGTCCCTGCCAGCTTCTTCCTCTACAAACTGGACTTCAAAATGCCTGACGATGTATGGCTGGTGGATCTGGACAGCAGCAGG GTGATTGCCCCCACCAATGCAGAACTGCTACCTATCCTGCCAGAGCCAGAATCATTAGAgttgaaaaaacatttaaaacag GCCCTCGCCAGCATGAGTCTCAACACCCAGCCCATCCTCAATCTGGAGAAATTCCACGAAGGCCAGGAGATCCCTCTTCTCTTGGGAAGGCCTTCTAATGACCTGCAGTCTACACCTTCCACTGAATTCAACCCACTCATCTATGGCAACGATGTGGATTCTGTGGATGTCGCAACCAG AGTGGCCATGGTCCGTTTCTTCAACTCCCCCAACGTGCTGCAGGGCTTTCAGATGCACACACGTACCCTGCGTCTCTTCCCGCGGCCCGTGGTAGCTTTCCAAGCTGGCTCCTTTCTAGCCTCACGTCCCCGGCAGACTCCTTTTGCTGAGAAACTGGCCAGGACTCAGGCTGTGGAGTACTTCGGAGAATGGATCCTCAACCCCACCAACTATGCCTTTCAGCGGATTCACAACA ACACGTTCGATCCAGCCCTGATAGGCGACAAGCCGAAGTGGTACACCCACCAGCTGCAGCCTGTCCACTATCGAGTGTATGACAGCAGTTCCCATCTGGCTGAGGCGCTGAGCGTGCCACCGGAGCACGACTCTGACTCTGACCCTACTGATGACAG CGGCAGTGATAGTATGGATTATGATGACTCAAGCTCTTCTTACTCTTCCCTTGGTGACTTTGTCAGTGAGATGATGAAATGTGACATCAATGGTGATACTCCTA ACGTGGATCCTCTGACACACGCGGCACTGGGGGATGCCAGTGAGGTAGCTATTGATGAGCTGCAGAGCCAGAAGGAAGTAGAGGAACCTGGCCCAGACAGCGAGAACTCTCAGGAAAACCCCCCTCTGCGTTCCAGCTCCAGCACCACCGCCAGCAGTAGCCCCAGCACCGTTATCCATGGAGCCAGTTCT GAACCTGCCGACTCAACGGAGATGGATGATAAGGCAGCAGTAGGCGTCTCCAAGTCCCTCCCCAGCGTGCCTCCCAGCATTGGCAAAGCGAACGTGGACAGGCGTCAGACAGAAATTGGAGAGGGGTCAGTGCGCCGGCGAACCTATGACAATCCGTACTTCGAGCCCCAGTATGGCTTTCCCCCTGAGGAAGATGATGATGAGCAGGGGGAAAGTTACACTCCCCGATTCAGCCAACATGTCAGTGGCAATCG GGCTCAAAAGCTGCTGCGGCCCAACAGCTTGAAACTGGCAAGTGACTCAGATGCAGAGTCAGACTCTCGAGCGAGCTCGCCCACCTCCACCGTCTCCAACAACAGCACTGAGGGCTTCGGGGGCATCATGTCTTTTGCCA GCAGCCTGTATCGGAACCACAGTACGAGCTTCAGTCTTTCAAATCTCACACTGCCTACCAAAGGAGCGCGAGAGAAGACCACACCCTTCCCCAGTCTGAAAG TATTTGGGCTAAATACTCTAATGGAGATTGTTACTGAAGCCGGCCCCGGGAGTGGTGAAG GAAACAGGAGGGCCTTAGTGGACCAGAAGTCATCGGTCATTAAACACAGCCCAACAGTGAAAAGAGAGCCTCCATCACCTCAGGGTCGATCCAGCAATTCTAg tgagaaccagcagttcCTGAAGGAGGTGGTGCACAGCGTGCTGGACGGCCAGGGAGTTGGCTGGCTCAACACGAAGAAGGTGCGACGGCTGCTGGAGAGCGAGCAGCTGAGAGTCTTTGTCCTGAGCAAGCTGAACCGCACGGTGCAGTCAGAGGACGAGGCCCGGCAGGACATCATCCCAGATGTG GAGATCAGTCGGAAGGTGTACAAGGGCATGTTAGACCTGCTCAAGTGCACGGTCCTCAGTCTGGAGCAGTCCTACGCCCACGCTGGTCTGGGTGGCATGGCCAGCATCTTTGCGCTTCTGGAGATCGCCCAGACCCACTACTATAGTAAAG AACCAGACAAGCGGAAGAGAAGTCCAACGGAGAGTGTAAATACACCAATTGGCAAGGATCCTGGCCTGGCTGGGCGGGGGGACCCAAAGGCCATGGCACAGCTGAGAGTCCCCCAGCTGGGACCTCGGGCACCAAGTGCCTCAGGAAAGAGTCCCAAGGAACTGGACACCAGAAGTCTAAAGGAGGAGAACTTTGTAGCATCTATCG AATTGTGGAACAAGCACCAGGAAGTGAAAAGGCAAAAAGCTTTGGAAAAACAGA GGCCTGAAGTAATCAAACCCGCCTTCGACCTTGGTGAGACAGAGGAGAGAAAGTCCCAAGTCAGCGCAGACAGTGGTGTGAGCCTGACATCTGGTCCCCAG AGGACTGATCCAGATTCTGTCCTTGGTGTGAGTCCGGCCGTTATGATCCGAAGCTCAAGTCAGGACTCTGAAGTTAGCACC gtgaGTAATAGCTCTGGAGAGACCCTTGGAGCGGACAGTGACCTGAGCAGCAATGCAGGTGACGGACCAGGCGGTGAGGGCAGCATCCACTTGGCAGGCTCTAGAGGCACTTTGTCTGATAGTGAAATTGAAACCAACTCTGCCACCAGTGCCATCTTT GGTAAAGCCCACAGCTTGAAGCCAAGTGTAAAGGAGAAGCTGGTGGGCAGCCCAGTTCGCTTTTCTGAAGATGTAAGCCAGCGAGTCTATCTCTACGAGGGGCTCCTAG GAAGGGACAGAGGATCGATGTGGGACCAGTTAGAGGATGCTGCTATGGAGACCTTTTCTATAA GCAAAGAGCGTTCTACTTTATGGGACCAAATGCAGTTCTGGGAAGATGCGTTCTTAGATGCTGTGATGTTGGAGAGAGAAGGGATGGGTATGGACCAGGGTCCCCAGGAAATGATAGACAG GTACCTGTCCCTAGGAGAACATGACCGGAAGCGCCTAGAGGATGATGAAGATCGTTTGCTGGCCACGCTCTTGCACAACCTCATCTCCTACATGCTGCTGATGAAG GTAAATAAGAATGATATCCGGAAGAAGGTGAGGCGCCTGATGGGAAAGTCGCATATTGGGCTTGTGTACAGCCAGCAAATCAACGAAGCGCTTGACCAGCTGGCAAACCTG AATGGACGAGATCTCTCTATCCGGTCCAGTGGCAGCCGGCACATGAAGAAGCAGACATTTGTGGTACATGCGGGGACAGACACAAATGGAGATATCTTTTTCATGGAG
- the MADD gene encoding MAP kinase-activating death domain protein isoform X27: MVQKKKSCPRLLDYLVIVGARHPSSDSVAQTPELLRRYPLEDHAEFPLPPDVVFFCQPEGCLSVRQRRMSLREDTSFVFTLTDKDTGVTRYGICVNFYRSFQKRMPKEKGEAGAGSRGKEGPHATCISEEVGAESSESGPSLQPPSADSTPDVNQSPRGRRRAKAESRSRNSTLTSLCVLSHYPFFSTFRECLYTLKRLVDCCSERLLGKKLGIPRGIQRGTMWRIFTGALLVEEKSSALLHDLREIEAWIYRLLRSPVPVSGQKRVDIEVLPQELQQALTFALPDPSRFTLVDFPLHLPLELLGVDACLQVLTCILLEHKVVLQSRDYNALSMSVMAFVAMIYPLEYMFPVIPLLPTCMASAEQLLLAPTPYIIGVPASFFLYKLDFKMPDDVWLVDLDSSRVIAPTNAELLPILPEPESLELKKHLKQALASMSLNTQPILNLEKFHEGQEIPLLLGRPSNDLQSTPSTEFNPLIYGNDVDSVDVATRVAMVRFFNSPNVLQGFQMHTRTLRLFPRPVVAFQAGSFLASRPRQTPFAEKLARTQAVEYFGEWILNPTNYAFQRIHNNTFDPALIGDKPKWYTHQLQPVHYRVYDSSSHLAEALSVPPEHDSDSDPTDDSGSDSMDYDDSSSSYSSLGDFVSEMMKCDINGDTPNVDPLTHAALGDASEVAIDELQSQKEVEEPGPDSENSQENPPLRSSSSTTASSSPSTVIHGASSEPADSTEMDDKAAVGVSKSLPSVPPSIGKANVDRRQTEIGEGSVRRRTYDNPYFEPQYGFPPEEDDDEQGESYTPRFSQHVSGNRAQKLLRPNSLKLASDSDAESDSRASSPTSTVSNNSTEGFGGIMSFASSLYRNHSTSFSLSNLTLPTKGAREKTTPFPSLKVFGLNTLMEIVTEAGPGSGEGNRRALVDQKSSVIKHSPTVKREPPSPQGRSSNSSENQQFLKEVVHSVLDGQGVGWLNTKKVRRLLESEQLRVFVLSKLNRTVQSEDEARQDIIPDVEISRKVYKGMLDLLKCTVLSLEQSYAHAGLGGMASIFALLEIAQTHYYSKEPDKRKRSPTESVNTPIGKDPGLAGRGDPKAMAQLRVPQLGPRAPSASGKSPKELDTRSLKEENFVASIGPEVIKPAFDLGETEERKSQVSADSGVSLTSGPQRTDPDSVLGVSPAVMIRSSSQDSEVSTVSNSSGETLGADSDLSSNAGDGPGGEGSIHLAGSRGTLSDSEIETNSATSAIFGKAHSLKPSVKEKLVGSPVRFSEDVSQRVYLYEGLLGRDRGSMWDQLEDAAMETFSISKERSTLWDQMQFWEDAFLDAVMLEREGMGMDQGPQEMIDRYLSLGEHDRKRLEDDEDRLLATLLHNLISYMLLMKVNKNDIRKKVRRLMGKSHIGLVYSQQINEALDQLANLNGRDLSIRSSGSRHMKKQTFVVHAGTDTNGDIFFMEVCDDCVVLRSNIGTVYERWWYEKLINMTYCPKTKVLCLWRRNGSETQLNKFYTKKCRELYYCVKDSMERAAARQQSIKPGPELGGEFPVQDMKTGEGGLLQVTLEGINLKFMHNQFLKLKKW; the protein is encoded by the exons ATGGTGCAAAAGAAGAAGTCCTGTCCTCGGTTACTTGACTACCTAGTGATCGTAGGGGCCAG GCACCCGAGCAGTGATAGCGTGGCCCAGACTCCAGAATTGCTACGGCGATACCCGTTAGAGGATCACGCCGAGTTTCCCTTGCCCCCGGACGTCGTGTTCTTCTGCCAGCCGGAGGGCTGCCTGAGTGTGCGGCAACGGCGCATGAGCCTGCGCGAGGACACCTCTTTTGTCTTCACTCTCACCGACAAGGACACTGGGGTCACGCGTTATGGCATCTGTGTTAACTTCTACCGCTCCTTCCAAAAGCGCATGCCTAAGGAAAAGGGGGAGGCCGGGGCAGGGTCCCGTGGGAAGGAAGGACCCCATGCCACCTGCATCTCAGAAGAGGTTGGCGCCGAGAGCTCGGAGAGTGGCCCGTCCCTGCAGCCTCCAAGTGCCGACTCTACCCCGGATGTGAACCAGTCTCCTCGGGGCAGACGCCGGGCCAAGGCGGAGAGCCGTTCCCGCAACAGCACTCTGACGTCCCTGTGTGTGCTCAGCCATTACCCCTTCTTCTCCACCTTCCGAGAGTGTCTGTACACCCTCAAACGTCTGGTGGACTGCTGTAGTGAGCGACTGCTGGGCAAGAAACTGGGCATCCCTCGAGGCATACAGAG GGGCACCATGTGGCGCATCTTCACGGGAGCGTTGTTAGTGGAGGAGAAGTCAAGTGCCCTTCTGCACGACCTTCGAGAGATCGAGGCCTGGATCTATCGATTGCTGCGCTCCCCAGTACCCGTCTCAGGGCAGAAGCGAGTGGACATTGAGGTCCTGCCCCAGGAGCTCCAGCAGGCTCTGACCTTTGCTCTTCCAGACCCCTCTCGATTCACCCTAGTGGATTTCCCACTGCACCTCCCCTTGGAACTTCTGGGTGTGGATGCCTGTCTTCAGGTGCTAACCTGCATCCTGTTAGAACACAAG GTGGTGCTGCAGTCCCGAGACTACAACGCACTCTCCATGTCTGTGATGGCATTTGTGGCAATGATTTATCCCTTGGAGTATATGTTTCCTGTTAtcccactgctgcccacctgcatgGCGTCTGCAGAACAG CTGCTGTTGGCTCCAACACCGTACATCATCGGGGTCCCTGCCAGCTTCTTCCTCTACAAACTGGACTTCAAAATGCCTGACGATGTATGGCTGGTGGATCTGGACAGCAGCAGG GTGATTGCCCCCACCAATGCAGAACTGCTACCTATCCTGCCAGAGCCAGAATCATTAGAgttgaaaaaacatttaaaacag GCCCTCGCCAGCATGAGTCTCAACACCCAGCCCATCCTCAATCTGGAGAAATTCCACGAAGGCCAGGAGATCCCTCTTCTCTTGGGAAGGCCTTCTAATGACCTGCAGTCTACACCTTCCACTGAATTCAACCCACTCATCTATGGCAACGATGTGGATTCTGTGGATGTCGCAACCAG AGTGGCCATGGTCCGTTTCTTCAACTCCCCCAACGTGCTGCAGGGCTTTCAGATGCACACACGTACCCTGCGTCTCTTCCCGCGGCCCGTGGTAGCTTTCCAAGCTGGCTCCTTTCTAGCCTCACGTCCCCGGCAGACTCCTTTTGCTGAGAAACTGGCCAGGACTCAGGCTGTGGAGTACTTCGGAGAATGGATCCTCAACCCCACCAACTATGCCTTTCAGCGGATTCACAACA ACACGTTCGATCCAGCCCTGATAGGCGACAAGCCGAAGTGGTACACCCACCAGCTGCAGCCTGTCCACTATCGAGTGTATGACAGCAGTTCCCATCTGGCTGAGGCGCTGAGCGTGCCACCGGAGCACGACTCTGACTCTGACCCTACTGATGACAG CGGCAGTGATAGTATGGATTATGATGACTCAAGCTCTTCTTACTCTTCCCTTGGTGACTTTGTCAGTGAGATGATGAAATGTGACATCAATGGTGATACTCCTA ACGTGGATCCTCTGACACACGCGGCACTGGGGGATGCCAGTGAGGTAGCTATTGATGAGCTGCAGAGCCAGAAGGAAGTAGAGGAACCTGGCCCAGACAGCGAGAACTCTCAGGAAAACCCCCCTCTGCGTTCCAGCTCCAGCACCACCGCCAGCAGTAGCCCCAGCACCGTTATCCATGGAGCCAGTTCT GAACCTGCCGACTCAACGGAGATGGATGATAAGGCAGCAGTAGGCGTCTCCAAGTCCCTCCCCAGCGTGCCTCCCAGCATTGGCAAAGCGAACGTGGACAGGCGTCAGACAGAAATTGGAGAGGGGTCAGTGCGCCGGCGAACCTATGACAATCCGTACTTCGAGCCCCAGTATGGCTTTCCCCCTGAGGAAGATGATGATGAGCAGGGGGAAAGTTACACTCCCCGATTCAGCCAACATGTCAGTGGCAATCG GGCTCAAAAGCTGCTGCGGCCCAACAGCTTGAAACTGGCAAGTGACTCAGATGCAGAGTCAGACTCTCGAGCGAGCTCGCCCACCTCCACCGTCTCCAACAACAGCACTGAGGGCTTCGGGGGCATCATGTCTTTTGCCA GCAGCCTGTATCGGAACCACAGTACGAGCTTCAGTCTTTCAAATCTCACACTGCCTACCAAAGGAGCGCGAGAGAAGACCACACCCTTCCCCAGTCTGAAAG TATTTGGGCTAAATACTCTAATGGAGATTGTTACTGAAGCCGGCCCCGGGAGTGGTGAAG GAAACAGGAGGGCCTTAGTGGACCAGAAGTCATCGGTCATTAAACACAGCCCAACAGTGAAAAGAGAGCCTCCATCACCTCAGGGTCGATCCAGCAATTCTAg tgagaaccagcagttcCTGAAGGAGGTGGTGCACAGCGTGCTGGACGGCCAGGGAGTTGGCTGGCTCAACACGAAGAAGGTGCGACGGCTGCTGGAGAGCGAGCAGCTGAGAGTCTTTGTCCTGAGCAAGCTGAACCGCACGGTGCAGTCAGAGGACGAGGCCCGGCAGGACATCATCCCAGATGTG GAGATCAGTCGGAAGGTGTACAAGGGCATGTTAGACCTGCTCAAGTGCACGGTCCTCAGTCTGGAGCAGTCCTACGCCCACGCTGGTCTGGGTGGCATGGCCAGCATCTTTGCGCTTCTGGAGATCGCCCAGACCCACTACTATAGTAAAG AACCAGACAAGCGGAAGAGAAGTCCAACGGAGAGTGTAAATACACCAATTGGCAAGGATCCTGGCCTGGCTGGGCGGGGGGACCCAAAGGCCATGGCACAGCTGAGAGTCCCCCAGCTGGGACCTCGGGCACCAAGTGCCTCAGGAAAGAGTCCCAAGGAACTGGACACCAGAAGTCTAAAGGAGGAGAACTTTGTAGCATCTATCG GGCCTGAAGTAATCAAACCCGCCTTCGACCTTGGTGAGACAGAGGAGAGAAAGTCCCAAGTCAGCGCAGACAGTGGTGTGAGCCTGACATCTGGTCCCCAG AGGACTGATCCAGATTCTGTCCTTGGTGTGAGTCCGGCCGTTATGATCCGAAGCTCAAGTCAGGACTCTGAAGTTAGCACC gtgaGTAATAGCTCTGGAGAGACCCTTGGAGCGGACAGTGACCTGAGCAGCAATGCAGGTGACGGACCAGGCGGTGAGGGCAGCATCCACTTGGCAGGCTCTAGAGGCACTTTGTCTGATAGTGAAATTGAAACCAACTCTGCCACCAGTGCCATCTTT GGTAAAGCCCACAGCTTGAAGCCAAGTGTAAAGGAGAAGCTGGTGGGCAGCCCAGTTCGCTTTTCTGAAGATGTAAGCCAGCGAGTCTATCTCTACGAGGGGCTCCTAG GAAGGGACAGAGGATCGATGTGGGACCAGTTAGAGGATGCTGCTATGGAGACCTTTTCTATAA GCAAAGAGCGTTCTACTTTATGGGACCAAATGCAGTTCTGGGAAGATGCGTTCTTAGATGCTGTGATGTTGGAGAGAGAAGGGATGGGTATGGACCAGGGTCCCCAGGAAATGATAGACAG GTACCTGTCCCTAGGAGAACATGACCGGAAGCGCCTAGAGGATGATGAAGATCGTTTGCTGGCCACGCTCTTGCACAACCTCATCTCCTACATGCTGCTGATGAAG GTAAATAAGAATGATATCCGGAAGAAGGTGAGGCGCCTGATGGGAAAGTCGCATATTGGGCTTGTGTACAGCCAGCAAATCAACGAAGCGCTTGACCAGCTGGCAAACCTG AATGGACGAGATCTCTCTATCCGGTCCAGTGGCAGCCGGCACATGAAGAAGCAGACATTTGTGGTACATGCGGGGACAGACACAAATGGAGATATCTTTTTCATGGAG